The proteins below are encoded in one region of Micromonospora pisi:
- a CDS encoding YjbQ family protein, whose protein sequence is MRTEVITVRTGSRPTVRDITREAERFLDGQGDGLLHVFVPHATAGLAIIETGSGSDEDLLTALDELLPTDDRWRHRHGSPGHGRDHVMPAFVPPYATLPVLGGRLALGTWQSICLVDPNGDNPTRQVRFSFLPA, encoded by the coding sequence ATGCGTACCGAAGTCATCACTGTCCGGACCGGTTCACGTCCCACCGTTCGGGACATCACCCGGGAGGCGGAGCGGTTCCTCGACGGCCAGGGCGACGGCCTGCTGCACGTCTTCGTACCGCACGCCACCGCCGGGCTGGCGATCATCGAGACCGGCTCCGGCTCGGACGAGGACCTGCTGACCGCCCTGGACGAACTGCTCCCGACCGACGACCGGTGGCGGCACCGGCACGGTTCACCGGGCCACGGCCGCGACCACGTGATGCCCGCCTTCGTGCCGCCGTACGCGACGCTGCCGGTGCTCGGCGGCCGGTTGGCGCTCGGCACCTGGCAGTCGATCTGCCTGGTCGACCCGAACGGCGACAACCCCACCCGTCAGGTCCGCTTCTCCTTCCTCCCCGCCTGA
- the aceE gene encoding pyruvate dehydrogenase (acetyl-transferring), homodimeric type: MATERKRPVISDGLPSQLPDIDPEETSEWVESLDGVIDERGAKRARYVMLRLLERARERQVGVPPLTTTDYINTIPSEREPWFPGDEHVERRIRAYIRWNAAMLVHRAQRPEIGVGGHISTYASSASLYEVGFNHFFRGKNHPGGGDHIFYQGHGSPGMYARAYLEGRLSEHQLDGFRQELSHPGGGLPSYPHPRLMPDFWEFPTVSMGLGGMNAIYQARFNRYLHNRGIKDTSDQHVWAFLGDGEMDEPESLGAIGVAAREELDNLTFVINCNLQRLDGPVRGNGKVMQELESFFRGAGWNVIKVVWGREWDPLLAADTDGALVNLMNTTPDGDYQTYKAESGAYVREHFFGRDARTRKLVEGMTDDEIWNLKRGGHDYRKLYAAYKAATEHTGQPTVILAKTIKGWTLGSHFEGRNATHQMKKLTLEDLKSFRDRLYLDIPDSALESNPYLPPYYHPGEKSEELAYLRERRQQLGGYLPSRRTAHKALAIPGPERFADVKRGSGKQKVATTMAFVRLLKDVMKDREFGKRWVPIIPDEARTFGMDSLFPTQKIYSPHGQKYTSVDRELFLSYKEATTGQILHEGINEAGSVASFTAAGSSYATHDEPMIPLYIFYSMFGFQRTGDSFWAAADQMARGFVLGATAGRTTLNGEGLQHEDGHSHLIAATNPAVVAYDPAFAFEMAHILENGLHRMYGEDPENIFYYLTVYNEPILQPAEPADVDVEGLLKGIYRYAPAPSVASAGGGETPRANLLASGTGMQWALKAQQLLAQDWGVAADVWSVTSWTELRRDAVEAEEHNLLNPGGEQRVPYIAQKLADAAGPVVAVSDWMRAVPDLISRWIPGDYTSLGTDGFGLSDTRHALRRHFHVDAESVTVAALRQLALRGVVPASVPAEAAAKYAINDISAAPVGETGGDS; the protein is encoded by the coding sequence GTGGCCACGGAACGCAAGCGCCCGGTAATCAGCGACGGCCTGCCGAGCCAGCTTCCGGACATCGACCCCGAAGAGACCAGCGAATGGGTCGAGTCGCTTGACGGTGTCATCGACGAGCGCGGTGCCAAACGCGCCCGCTACGTCATGCTCCGTCTGCTGGAGCGCGCGAGAGAGCGCCAGGTCGGCGTACCGCCGCTGACCACCACCGACTACATCAACACGATCCCCTCCGAACGCGAGCCCTGGTTCCCCGGCGACGAGCACGTCGAGCGGCGGATCCGGGCCTACATCCGGTGGAACGCGGCGATGTTGGTGCACCGCGCCCAGCGCCCGGAGATCGGCGTCGGTGGACACATCTCGACCTACGCCAGTTCGGCGTCGCTCTACGAGGTCGGGTTCAACCACTTCTTCCGGGGCAAGAACCACCCGGGTGGCGGCGACCACATCTTCTACCAGGGCCACGGCTCCCCCGGTATGTACGCGCGCGCGTACCTGGAGGGGCGGCTCTCCGAGCACCAGCTCGACGGCTTCCGGCAGGAGCTGTCGCACCCGGGCGGCGGCCTGCCGTCGTACCCGCACCCGCGGCTGATGCCGGACTTCTGGGAGTTCCCCACGGTCTCCATGGGTCTCGGCGGGATGAACGCGATCTACCAGGCCCGGTTCAACCGGTACCTGCACAACCGGGGCATCAAGGACACCTCCGACCAGCACGTATGGGCGTTCCTCGGCGACGGTGAGATGGACGAGCCCGAGTCGCTCGGCGCGATCGGTGTGGCCGCCCGCGAGGAGCTGGACAACCTCACCTTCGTGATCAACTGCAACCTGCAGCGGCTGGACGGCCCGGTCCGGGGCAACGGCAAGGTCATGCAGGAGCTGGAGTCGTTCTTCCGTGGCGCCGGCTGGAACGTGATCAAGGTCGTCTGGGGTCGGGAGTGGGACCCGCTGCTCGCCGCGGACACCGACGGCGCGCTGGTCAACCTGATGAACACGACCCCGGACGGCGACTACCAGACGTACAAGGCCGAGTCCGGCGCGTACGTGCGGGAGCACTTCTTCGGTCGGGACGCGCGCACCCGCAAGCTCGTCGAGGGCATGACCGACGACGAGATCTGGAACCTCAAGCGCGGTGGGCACGACTACCGGAAGCTCTACGCGGCGTACAAGGCGGCGACGGAGCACACCGGTCAGCCGACGGTCATCCTGGCCAAGACCATCAAGGGCTGGACGCTCGGCTCGCACTTCGAGGGCCGCAACGCCACCCACCAGATGAAGAAGCTGACGCTGGAGGACCTGAAGTCCTTCCGTGACCGCCTCTACCTGGACATCCCGGACAGCGCGCTGGAGTCGAACCCGTACCTCCCGCCGTACTACCACCCGGGTGAGAAGTCCGAGGAGTTGGCGTACCTGCGTGAGCGGCGCCAGCAGCTCGGCGGTTACCTGCCGTCGCGGCGCACCGCCCACAAGGCGCTGGCCATCCCCGGTCCGGAGCGGTTCGCAGACGTCAAGCGCGGCTCGGGCAAGCAGAAGGTCGCCACCACGATGGCCTTCGTCCGGCTGCTCAAGGACGTGATGAAGGACCGCGAGTTCGGCAAGCGGTGGGTGCCGATCATCCCGGACGAGGCCCGTACCTTCGGTATGGACTCGCTCTTCCCGACCCAGAAGATCTACTCGCCGCACGGGCAGAAGTACACCTCGGTCGACCGGGAGCTGTTCCTGTCGTACAAGGAGGCGACCACCGGCCAGATCCTGCACGAGGGGATCAACGAGGCCGGTTCGGTGGCCTCGTTCACCGCCGCCGGGTCGTCGTACGCCACCCACGACGAGCCGATGATCCCGCTGTACATCTTCTATTCGATGTTCGGTTTCCAGCGCACCGGCGACTCGTTCTGGGCGGCTGCGGACCAGATGGCGCGCGGTTTCGTGCTCGGCGCCACCGCGGGGCGAACCACGCTCAACGGTGAGGGCCTCCAGCACGAGGACGGGCACTCGCACCTGATCGCCGCGACCAACCCGGCCGTCGTCGCGTACGACCCGGCGTTCGCGTTCGAGATGGCGCACATCCTGGAGAACGGCCTGCACCGGATGTACGGCGAGGACCCGGAGAACATCTTCTACTACCTCACCGTCTACAACGAGCCGATCCTGCAGCCGGCGGAGCCCGCCGACGTCGACGTGGAGGGGCTACTCAAGGGCATCTACCGCTACGCGCCGGCACCGTCGGTGGCCAGCGCCGGTGGCGGCGAGACGCCGCGGGCCAACCTGTTGGCCTCCGGTACGGGCATGCAGTGGGCGCTGAAGGCGCAGCAGTTGCTGGCCCAGGACTGGGGTGTGGCCGCCGACGTCTGGTCGGTCACCTCCTGGACCGAGCTGCGTCGTGACGCGGTGGAGGCCGAGGAGCACAACCTGCTCAACCCCGGTGGCGAGCAGCGGGTGCCGTACATCGCGCAGAAGCTGGCGGACGCGGCCGGTCCGGTGGTTGCGGTCAGCGACTGGATGCGGGCGGTGCCGGACCTGATCTCGCGCTGGATTCCGGGCGACTACACCTCGCTCGGCACCGACGGGTTCGGTCTCTCCGACACCCGGCACGCGCTGCGTCGGCACTTCCACGTCGACGCGGAGTCGGTCACCGTCGCCGCGCTGCGGCAGCTCGCGCTCCGCGGCGTAGTACCTGCTTCGGTGCCGGCCGAGGCGGCCGCGAAGTACGCGATCAACGACATCTCGGCGGCTCCGGTCGGCGAGACCGGCGGCGACTCCTAG
- the rox gene encoding rifampin monooxygenase encodes MFDVIIAGCGPTGAMLAAELRLHDVRVLVLEKETEPVSFVRIVGLHIRSIELMAMRGLLERILERGRQRPAGGFFAAIDKPVPEGLDSAHAYLLGIPQPVIVHLLEEHAIELGAQVRRGCAVADFEQDDDGVTVELADGERLRSRYLVGCDGGRSTVRKLLGVGFPGEPSRTETLMGEMEVGVPQEEIVAKVTEIRETDRRFSLGPFGERVYRVIVPAAGVGDRAEPPTLEDFKQQLRTIAGTDFGVHSPRWLSRFGDATRLAERYRVGRVLLAGDAAHIHPPIGGQGLNLGVQDAFNLGWKLAAQIRGWAPETLLDTYQAERHPVAEDVLDNTRAQMELLSTEPGPQAVRRLLTELMDFDEVNRHLIEKITAIGIRYDLGAGPDLLGRRLRDLDVKQGHLYDLLHRGRGLLLDRTERLTVGGWSDRVDYLGDPTAVLDVPCVLLRPDGHVAWIGDDQQDLDDHLSRWFGKPAN; translated from the coding sequence ATGTTCGACGTGATCATTGCCGGGTGCGGGCCGACCGGTGCGATGCTCGCCGCCGAACTGCGGCTGCACGATGTACGGGTACTCGTCCTGGAGAAGGAAACCGAGCCCGTGTCGTTCGTCCGCATCGTCGGTCTGCATATTCGCAGTATCGAGCTGATGGCAATGCGCGGGCTGCTGGAGCGCATCCTCGAACGCGGAAGACAGCGTCCGGCCGGCGGTTTCTTCGCCGCCATCGACAAACCCGTGCCCGAGGGCCTGGATTCCGCGCACGCCTATCTGCTGGGCATCCCGCAGCCGGTCATCGTTCACCTGCTCGAAGAACATGCGATCGAACTGGGCGCGCAGGTCCGGCGCGGTTGTGCGGTGGCCGACTTCGAGCAGGACGACGACGGGGTGACCGTCGAGCTGGCCGACGGGGAACGGCTGCGCTCGCGCTATCTCGTCGGCTGCGACGGCGGGCGCAGTACGGTGCGCAAACTACTCGGCGTCGGCTTCCCCGGCGAGCCCTCGCGGACCGAGACGCTGATGGGCGAGATGGAAGTGGGTGTGCCGCAGGAGGAGATCGTCGCCAAGGTGACCGAAATCCGCGAGACCGATAGGCGATTCAGTCTCGGGCCCTTCGGCGAACGGGTCTACCGCGTCATAGTCCCCGCCGCGGGAGTCGGCGATCGTGCGGAACCGCCCACCCTCGAGGATTTCAAACAACAGTTGCGCACCATCGCCGGAACGGATTTCGGCGTGCACTCCCCGCGCTGGTTGTCCCGCTTCGGAGATGCCACCCGGCTGGCCGAACGTTATCGGGTCGGGCGGGTGCTGCTGGCCGGCGATGCGGCACACATCCATCCACCCATCGGCGGACAGGGCCTCAACCTGGGCGTTCAGGACGCATTCAACCTCGGCTGGAAACTGGCCGCGCAGATCCGTGGCTGGGCGCCGGAAACACTGCTGGACACCTACCAGGCCGAACGTCATCCGGTCGCCGAGGACGTGCTGGACAACACCCGCGCCCAGATGGAACTGCTGTCCACCGAACCGGGCCCGCAGGCCGTGCGCAGGCTGCTCACCGAACTGATGGACTTCGACGAGGTGAACCGCCATCTGATCGAGAAGATCACCGCGATCGGCATCCGCTACGACCTGGGCGCAGGCCCCGACCTGCTCGGCCGGCGCCTGCGCGACCTCGACGTGAAACAGGGCCACCTCTACGATCTGCTGCACCGCGGCCGTGGCCTGTTGCTGGACCGCACCGAACGCCTGACCGTCGGTGGCTGGTCGGACCGGGTCGACTACCTCGGGGATCCGACGGCGGTACTGGATGTTCCGTGCGTCCTGCTACGCCCCGACGGCCACGTCGCCTGGATCGGCGACGATCAGCAGGACCTGGACGACCACCTCTCCCGCTGGTTCGGCAAGCCCGCCAACTGA
- a CDS encoding CGNR zinc finger domain-containing protein: MIGVLSLAHPDGQVFGFDAGALCLELACGTGGEGFRARFEQLHTPADFVAWSALSRLDPVGHGVDPDEIPARPADLTDVKRLREAIWSIAVAATGQPVPYESTEPGPATGADRPTGLEREFAVVNELAGGPPVVPQFGSAGGTPVWRKPVDARQLITEIARDAVRTFSAPTVERVRMCAGQRCALIYLDTSRPGRRRWCSMQRCGNRNKVADHRRRQQGAPQRHREQPATPV, translated from the coding sequence GTGATCGGCGTACTCAGCCTGGCCCACCCGGACGGGCAGGTCTTCGGCTTCGACGCCGGGGCGCTCTGCCTGGAACTCGCCTGCGGCACCGGCGGCGAGGGATTCCGGGCCCGCTTCGAGCAGCTGCACACCCCGGCCGACTTTGTCGCCTGGTCCGCGCTCAGCCGGCTCGACCCGGTCGGCCACGGGGTCGACCCGGACGAGATTCCGGCCCGACCGGCTGACCTGACCGACGTCAAACGACTCCGCGAGGCGATCTGGTCGATCGCGGTGGCGGCAACCGGGCAGCCGGTCCCGTACGAATCGACGGAGCCTGGCCCGGCGACGGGCGCCGACCGGCCAACGGGCCTGGAGCGGGAGTTCGCCGTCGTCAACGAACTGGCGGGCGGTCCGCCGGTGGTGCCGCAGTTCGGTTCCGCCGGTGGTACGCCGGTCTGGCGGAAACCGGTCGACGCACGGCAGTTGATCACCGAGATCGCGCGGGACGCGGTCCGTACCTTCAGCGCCCCCACTGTCGAGCGGGTACGGATGTGCGCGGGGCAGCGCTGTGCCCTGATCTATCTGGACACGTCCCGACCGGGGCGGCGCCGCTGGTGTTCGATGCAGCGCTGCGGCAACCGGAACAAGGTCGCCGATCACCGCCGCCGGCAGCAGGGCGCACCGCAACGGCACCGGGAACAGCCGGCGACGCCCGTCTGA